The Brassica oleracea var. oleracea cultivar TO1000 chromosome C7, BOL, whole genome shotgun sequence sequence TCTCATATCTTCTCCAAACTCACCTCCTAACAAATCTTGTCTCACAACCACGACCACAACAAGCCTCAATAGCAACGACAATACCAACAATAACAATAATATGTTGGGTTTCTCCAGCAATCACAATGGTTTAAATTTGTCCGAGATTAGACACACTCCTCCGGATCGATCCTCTGAGGTAATATCTTTTCCACCTCTCTAATATTTTGTTTTAAAAAAGCTAAATAGAGTTTAAAAAGATAACAGAGAGAAAAATCCGAGATCTTATTAATATACATATAAATTAGTAAACACATCATCTACTACGAAAAAGAGAAATCTAAAAAGGTAATTTAAAAAGAACAGGACAAACTTATGTATTATTTTTGAGGTTTGAGATCTCAGTTTAATTAACTCAACCAGAATAGGTTTTGCTATGAATTTTTTTTATTACAGACTAACTGATCTTTGCTTTGGTTGTTATCTATATATGTGATGAAGTGTAACAGCTTAGATATTGGCGGCTCTACTAATAAGAAGCCAAGGCTTCAACCTTCTCCTTCGTCACAATCCACCCTCAAGGTAACTAATTGATTATATCAACAAAACTGTAATCAACCTATATAAGTTATATATATATGTATATATATATATATATAATCTCTTCCTGACATCAATAATAACAAAACAAAAACAAAAACACAAACACCAAGGAGAACAGACGAAGCAAACAAAACAGAATGGGCACAGAATAACCTGTGCGGTTTTGTGTTTCGTAACTCTTTTGTTCTATCTTGTTTTGTCTTCTTCTTCCTTCTTCATATTCCTTTTCTCTCTTTCTTTCAGTAAATCACACTTGATACTTCTCAACAATATTCCTTAGATATTATATGGAGTATTAAATTTCTAGATTTCCAAGTTTGCTTTTACTGTAAGCGTTTGAAACCTACCAATAAAGACTCGTAGAAGAATTCAGATTCGATGAAATAACTGTTAGCTTTATACACAAATATATAAATCACTTCTACTTATGAAGCATGCACGTTTTCTCTATGCATGGTAATTAGTAAGAAAATATAACCGTACATGTGTGCATATAAAGTTTTCACTTTATGGTACTAATTAATTTTTGTTGATACTTAAAGGTGAGAAAGGAGAAATTAGGAGGCCGGATCGCAGTGCTTCATCAGCTAGTATCTCCTTTTGGCAAGGTCGCGATCGATATAATTAACAAATCCCATAATTAATCTTTTTCACAATTTATTAATCTTATCAAATCAACTTTCTAACTTTATTCTGAACCCCAAGAAAACTTTTTAACAAGGAGACATTTTAGTTTTATTTTTGCTAATCTAAATCATTCTTCTTCCTTTTTTACCCTTTTTTTTTGCAGACTGACACAGCTTCTGTCCTGTCGGAAGCTATTGGATACATTAGATTCCTTCAGAGTCAAATTGAGGTGTGACTCGTCTTTCCAAACTCTCAATATTCTCAATTTCCTTTTAGTATAAAAAATAATACTAAACTTAACTTGGAGAAAAATACTTTTTGTCAGGTTAATTCAAGTGATTACTAAAACACAAATAATAATATCTCAAACATTTTTAGTATTTTTTAAATGCCCCCCCGAGTATCAATTTCCTGATTACTGAAAATTCATCTCAGCATGACATCACTAATTTAGTACATATATTAGTTATAGACTTATAGTGTATGAACTTTAATATAGAAATTCACGAAAATTATTAAAGTATTTTTTAATAGTGATGAAAAGAGACATAAAATTTTACAAAATGGAGAGAGAGGGAGAGATAAAGATAGTCTAAATTATTCTCTCATTGTTAAGCTATCTTTGATTGATGTCATTAATGTATAAAGTATATATTCTTAAACTGCTGCAGGCTCTGAGTCATCCATACTTTGGTACAACTGCCTCGGGGAATATGAGGAACCAACATGTAAACACACATGACCATACTATAGTTTACACACCGTACTTACTTTTAATTGTCATATATACTAAATACTCTCTTAATTCTGGTTTTTATAAATAGTTGCAAGGAGACAGAAGTTGCTTATTTCCTGAGGACCCTGGTCAGGTAAAACACCCGTTTATTTACGTCTGTTTATACAGTTATATTATATGTATGCTTTATATTTATTATCGTTATTTAAAGCATACGGATTAAATGAATAAAAATCTTAAAATGTGGACAGCTTTAATTTCCAAAATGTATCCCATTTTGTTCCGTTTTGTTGTTTCCTTTTAAAATAAAGTTGAATTAATATTAAAAGATTAAAAGATGTAATCACCAGCTTTTTGTATTCACCTCTCTTATTGATTACTGTAACCAGGAAAGTTTGTTAAAACCAACAAAGCCACTAATTTTTCTTTTTTTGAACGGCGCCACTAAATTTATTTAAATATCACACTTTCTTCCTTATTTTTGTTCTCCATCAAAGTGCATTTCAAATTGTGTGGGCGCGTCTTTTGTTATATGATTTCATCTTTAAAATTTAGTTAAATATACAAAACAAAGTTTAGTGTGGGCGCGTCTTTTGTTATATGATTTCTTGTAAAATTCTCAGCCAAAATATCGTGAATCTTAAATTTTGAAGTTATTTTTTTTTTTTGTCATTCTGTCCCTTTTTGAACATTATATGTCCCATTTTACAGGTTGATTCACATTTTTACACGTTAAATATCTAATGTATAATTTTATTTATTGATAAATACTCTATCTCTTAAGAAGTTTTATGTCATTTTATTTTCTAATTTAATATATATTAAAACTATATATAATATTATGTATAAAGATATTAACCATACAATATCTTGTCAAATGTGTTATTTTGCTGGCAATCAAATGCAATACAAATCTTACGCTATTTTATTTTATTATATGGTTTTAGCTCGTGACTGATCAATGCGTGAAGAGAAGAGGAGTCTCGTCTTCGTCTTCAGAGAATCAAAATGCAAAAGAAGAACCTAAGAAAGATTTAAGAAGTCGAGGTTTATGTCTTGTTCCAATCTCCTACACACTCCAAGTCGGCAGTGACAATGGCGCCGACTATTGGGCTCCGACACTCGGCTCCGCCAGTTTTCACTGAGCCAATGAAATTATACCACGTGGATTTCCAACGTTAGAGAAAATGATATAACATCACGAGCAGTCAATCTAATGAGAAACCAACAAACTGAGTTTCCAAGACTGATTGCTCATGATGCTATACAAAGTACTTGGTTTAATAATCTGCTAAAGAATTTGCGTTTAGCGTTTCATCATTTGTTGTTGTGTAATCAGATGATCAAAGCATATTCTGTCTTTTAGGAAACTGTTTGTTAATGTTTTTACTGGTTCATTGTAATTTGTGGTCAAGTACTTGAAGCAAAGCGAACATAAACTTTGTCTTTAAAGGATTGTTAGATCGAAAAGCTAGGCTTGGTCCATGAAAAGCCAAAATAGTTAAGTTGGTCTGTTTAAATGCTCTGGCTCTTGTTTCAATCTCTCTGAAAGTACAAAAATAAAACTCTTTTATTTTCCTCTGAAAGTTTCAAGAAAAACTTTTCTTTGGTTCCATTTCTTCACATTCTTCATTCTCATGTTACAAAAATGACGCTTTTCCTATGTGCAATTACGACGAGTTAACAATCGATTGCTTCGTGCGGTTCCCAATCCACCATTACCAAAACATGGTAAGAGCGATAACCCTACAACTACAAGGCAACCGCGTCTCCATGTAACTGGTTGATGAAGCATGGTTTAATTTTAGTTTAATCTTCGATTCCAAAGGCGTGGTTCAATTCGTAATATTGATTGGTTTAGTGGTTTTAGTTTAATATTTTGTTTCTCAAACCGGTTCAGTTCAGTTTCAAACCTTGCCAACTGTTCTACGACTTAATCCAGTTGTTGGTTCGATTTCAGCTTTGTGAGAATCAGATTAGGTTTGTCCAAATCAAATACTTAATAATATTCCGGTTCGAGTTTGAGCAGTGGAAAAAATACTTAATAATATTCCGGTTCGAGTTTGAGCAGTGGAAAAAAAAACAAAGAATGCGTTTTGGGGTTCCATTACACTAAGCCCACCTTAGTAAGATACAAAAAAACAAACTGAACAAGGGGAATAACTATAGTCCAAGTTAATCCATAAGAACCCAATAGCACCATGATAATCGGTTCAATTGCCCATAATCCATGAGAAGATAGAAAAAGAAGGCCCAGAAAACGCCTGCAGAAGGTAAGTGAAACCCAGAAGAGTTGGTAAAGACTCGTGACGTGAGCTAAATTTTGATTTGATATGTGAAATGCACGTTGAATTGAAAATATGGCTATTTAGTTTTAGAGCATGTTTAATAGGAAGTTCTTAGGATGGAGTTCTTAGCGGAATATAAGAACCTGTCTCTTAACTTTTAACTAAAAAAACTAAGAACCGGTTCTTAAATATATTCTTAGCGGAATATAAGAATTCGTCTCTTAACTTTTAACTAAAAAAGGTAAGAACCGGTTCTTAAATATCTTATTTAAGAACCGGTTCTTAGCTTTTTTAGTTAAAATTTAATAGACGAGTTCTTATATTCCGCTAAGAACGTTCCATTAAACATGTTCTTAGTTTCTTAGACATATTATTGGGTATTAGTAAAGATAAACAAACAATATATCTAGTGGGTGCAGAGCTGGCCTGTGAGTTGTTTGGGGCCTTATACAAATTTTTTTTGAAAGGTTAAAATTTATTATAATTTGTATTTAAATATAAACTTAATCTAATTTACTGCCATATATACATAACTATGCATTTTTATTTATCTTTTATGAACATTTTTATTTTACACTTAGAGTCTGACTGGTGACTATTCGGGAAACAAGATAAACGAATAGAAAAATAATGTACGGGAATAAAATAGCAGGAATGAAAAGAAATGATTGTACCTTCTTAAATTTAACAAGAAATCATTTTGTTTCTTAATTCTCTACAAAAAAAGGAATGAAACGAAATTATTATTCCTTGTGAATGGTAATTTTTTTAGGAACTTAGGAAATACATTAATCCTCGTCGTTCATTGGTCACCATTCATACCCTTTACGCATTTATACATATCATTATATTTATAGACATATTATTACAAAATTTTAAGAAATTAGGGGGGTCCCATGAAGTGGGACCCCATTCATTGGTTCAAAATAATTGGGTCAAGCTCGGCTTTGACTGGGTGGATACGCAGTCACGATTTTGTTAGCAGAGTTTTGGTATAAAATTCCTTTTAAAAGTTTTTTTATTTTTCTTAAACTAATTTGATGCATTAAAAATAAATGTAACTGATATAGCGTTTAGGTTATATAGTTTATTACAAGTTTGATGTAAACCATAGAGTATTACAACATTTGCAATCCAAGAAAAGCTTAATACCACATTAAGCTAGATAATGAAATAAAGCCAACACACGTCTTAAAATTTGCGGTTACCTCGACCTCTCGAGATATGCTTTCATCTTCCCATGACAAGTGTCCATACAGTGTTAGTGTTAGATAATATTATTGTGATCTTTCTTTTGTAAATTATTTTTCTGCGATTTAGTCAGCTATAAAATATTTAAGCGAAAATTGTCTTTTAGACAAAAAAAATAATAAATATGTCATATTAGACTAATCTCATGTGCTTTATGTTATATTAGTCTAAATATTTTTAAAATGGCAATATTACCCTTAATTTCAATTAAAAATTCGAAATAGCAATTAATAAAACAATTGTTAAATATTAAAATATTATTTTTAACTAAAATAATTAAAAAATATTAAAAATCCCTAAAAAAACCTAAAGTTCGAAGTTTTTTTTTCTCAGAGGGATCGATCGATCCCATAAGCAACCGTTCGATCTGAACCGGTCGATCCTGATAAATATATCTAGAGCAACAAAAATATACGGAGCATATACTGATCGACCAAGCCCAGGTCAGTCGATCGCAGAAGCTCGATCCCACTTCGATCGATCGGTTGCGTCATCGGGATCGATCAATCATGTGCCAAATAAGTTTTCCAAATCGATTTTCTGGTTTTCGTCGGTCAAATCCGGTTTGATTTT is a genomic window containing:
- the LOC106307044 gene encoding transcription factor bHLH68, which gives rise to MNRGALESSPVQQLMVAGNPNWWNVSGSTRPPPPLMGHQQGPLPPQMTPNNNYLRPRTMMTSSSPSLLDNPSLSSWLESNDLPPESWSLSQLLLGGLMMGEEERLEIMNHHSHHDEQHHHSFQGKMRLENWEEQVLRHQQASMGVVDIKQESNINNNNGYLISSPNSPPNKSCLTTTTTTSLNSNDNTNNNNNMLGFSSNHNGLNLSEIRHTPPDRSSECNSLDIGGSTNKKPRLQPSPSSQSTLKVRKEKLGGRIAVLHQLVSPFGKTDTASVLSEAIGYIRFLQSQIEALSHPYFGTTASGNMRNQHLQGDRSCLFPEDPGQLVTDQCVKRRGVSSSSSENQNAKEEPKKDLRSRGLCLVPISYTLQVGSDNGADYWAPTLGSASFH